The genomic window AAAACATCTCCTGCTTTAGCATCTTTTGCTACAACGATATAAAAATCAGTCCGCAATTCCGGATCCCTTGATAAAAAGTCTAGTGCTTCACCTATCCCCTCTTTTGCTAGTTCTTCCCCAAACACTAACATTCGCTGGTGGGCAAAATATAATTTTCTTGGTGCAACGGTTGTGATTTTCCTAATTGCCTGAAATATTGTTTCTCCTTTTTCTTGATAAACAATCACTGGTGTTTTCCCTCCACCGCCTCCCTTTTTAGCGATTTCCCCTGGATTCACGACTTGTGCTGTTACCAGATATTGGTCATCTGATTTATCAATTCCCAACCCTACCACGATTGCGAGCTCATTTAATTCTCGCCGGTTCCAGCAGCCAGAAACAATGATAACGAGACTAATCAATAGGGTCATAATAAGAATTTTTCTTTTCATCCGTAAGCTCCTTAAGCTTTCATAATAGTTATATAATCTGCGGAACATGGATTTTTTAAGCAAAATTAGCACAAAATATTTTTAAAAGAGTTTCTTGCCATTTTGATTAGAATATTAGTTAAAAAGATTGGAGTCTCATTATGGGGTTTTTCAAACAATTAGCCAAGAAGCAAAAATTCCGCAATTCAACTACTCAAAAAAAGATGCAACAAAACCAGCTCAAAACTAATCAATTAAAGTTGAGCGTAGCTGAAAATATTCAAAAAATAAAAGCAACCCTGGGCAACAGTGATGATATTATCACTCGTGAAATCAGCCTCGGCAAAGAACTGAAAATAAAAGCAGGAATCATTTATACGGATGGATTGATCGATAGTACTGCAAATCAAAATTTCATAATGGAATCTTTAATGTTGGATTTACCGCAAGTCAATATAGACTCACTAGAATTTGAGGATCTTTTTGTTTTTTTTAAAGAAACAGTGCTGGCAGTTGGCGAAATTTCTGATGTATCAGATTATAATAGCCTGTTTGATTTTCTATTATCTGGTCACGTTATTCTCTTATTCGAGGGTTTTTCAAAAGGTTTAGCTGTTGGGATGAAGGGAGGAAAGGAACGCAGTATTACCGAGCCAGTAAATGAAAACTCAATTCGCGGTCCAAGGGAAGCACTGACGGAAAATATTCGAACGAATACCGCATTAATTCGCCGGAAGATAAATAATCAGAACCTTTGGCTTGAGACAAAAAAAATTGGAAAACAGACAAAAACGGCTGTTTCGATCATGTATATAAATGGAATTGCTAATGAAAAAGTTGTGGAAGAAGTAAGGGAACGACTAGATAAAATTAATATTGACAGCATGCTGGAAAGTGCATACATCGAAGAATTAATTCAAGATGAAACGTATACGCCCTTTCCGACTATTTATCATACAGAACGTCCTGATGTCGTGGCAGCCAGCCTATTAGAAGGGCGTGTAGCAATTTTAGTAGATGGAACACCTTATGTGCTGATAGTCCCTGCCTTGTTCGTTCAATTTCTGCATGCTCCTGATGATTATTATAACCGGGCTGATATTGTGACTCTTATACGGATGCTTCGTTTTATTGGGTTTTTTATCGCTCTGTTAGGACCTTCCCTTTATA from Bacillus sp. DTU_2020_1000418_1_SI_GHA_SEK_038 includes these protein-coding regions:
- a CDS encoding spore germination protein: MGFFKQLAKKQKFRNSTTQKKMQQNQLKTNQLKLSVAENIQKIKATLGNSDDIITREISLGKELKIKAGIIYTDGLIDSTANQNFIMESLMLDLPQVNIDSLEFEDLFVFFKETVLAVGEISDVSDYNSLFDFLLSGHVILLFEGFSKGLAVGMKGGKERSITEPVNENSIRGPREALTENIRTNTALIRRKINNQNLWLETKKIGKQTKTAVSIMYINGIANEKVVEEVRERLDKINIDSMLESAYIEELIQDETYTPFPTIYHTERPDVVAASLLEGRVAILVDGTPYVLIVPALFVQFLHAPDDYYNRADIVTLIRMLRFIGFFIALLGPSLYIAITTFHQEMLPTPLLIGLAAQREGVPFPAFVEALMMEVTFEILRESGLRLPKAIGQAVSIVGTLVIGTAAVEAGIVSAAMVIVVSITAISSFIVSSYNLSISIRMLRFPFMALAASFGLFGLIIGLIALTLHLCSLRSFGIPYMSPFGPYIKEDQKDAILRFPRWGLFSRPRLISQKNIERDDTSAPKPPEKSE